DNA sequence from the Sceloporus undulatus isolate JIND9_A2432 ecotype Alabama chromosome 4, SceUnd_v1.1, whole genome shotgun sequence genome:
ATGCATATGATTGTAGCATGTATCAAAAAATCAATGACTTAAGCAGCACACTAAACCAAATGTTTCCACAATAAATTAACATCCAACTCTTTCACTAACATTTTGGGTCCCATGCCTGTgtatgataaaatccattttataATTAATCTACAGTATAATTTATTGTGTTAGATCCATACTAGTACTGGACATACACACCCATGATGAAAAGTGCAACCAGACAGTCATATCCATTTGTGTGACAACCCCTTATTACAATCAAGTGGACTGCACTTTAGTCATAATTATGTGAAGTAAACAGTATAAACATACACTGAAAACATAATTAAAAGGTATCCTTTGCTGAAAGCtttataaaaaacattttgtCAAATGGAAAGCAACAGAACAAAACCTCAAACTGATTGATTTATGATTATACAACTTGATTTCTTTATGGACCCTGTTCACTTCAGAAAAATCTTTGTATCTTTAAAAATTCCAGTTATAGGATGTCTGACAGCCAAATCCAACATTTGAAATTGCCCTTGGATTTACAAATGTTATACTTTAAAAATCATTCCATAGCAGACACAGAAAACAGTAAACACTATAACTACAGGTACAGTTGAAGTACAAAACGAATAATATTTTTAGGCTGTCACACAATGGGTATAACAGAAATTAATGGAAACAGTGAGCTCTGGGTAAAATATCCTTTGGAGGGTTACCGCTTCTGCCAATGGGCCATTGTGGGCTAGACTGtgatagtagcagcagcagccctgggagcctgAAATGACCCATGATTTCAATTTCCCCCAATGCTTGGGAACTGGACATTGTGGGAAATTATATTTCCACTGGTGTTAGCACTCTTGGATGGTAGCATCACATTTTAAGATCTTATTTCCTATCACAGAAGGGCACATGTACACAGCCATAAACTGTAGATCAAACAAGGAATTTAAAGTGAGCTGTCTAATTTACAGTGGGGATTTATCAGTAGTAGATCACAATATAGtaaagcattaatttaaaaaggaaaaacactcTCTCAATTATCCAGTGCATCAACAAGTTGAATAGGCCCACCCTTCTAATTTTATAAATTTAACTAAATTTTGTAAGAAAAGGAAATTGATCAATTTTGTAATTATTAAAACTTAATTAGCATATGACTTAGCATAAAATAGCTTTAGCTAGTTATTGTGTTTCATTAATGGTTTTTTGGGCTGAAATACGGTACTCTTTGGGCTAATTTTCATAAAGATGGGACAGCACTGAAACTTACAATTCCGACAATGATAACATATGCAGCCAAATCCCAAGGCAATAGTCATGAACAGCGACATTACCTATGTACAGTCCATCTTAAAAACAGCTCTGGAAAAATGCATCTGTACAATTTTAAGTTAGGGCAATGCTGTCCTAtctgaaaacaaaaagagaacCACTCCATGTTCCAATACAATTCATTTAGCTAGGTACCAAAATGGAACAAAATGATGTGACTCACAACTCCATTCTGGCAATCTAGAAAGCTACTGGAGTATGGTAACTGGAGAGAGCTATACAGCCAAGTTTAAAAAGACATTATGGCCTCTGAATCTGATGTATAAACTGATGCAATTTCACAATGTTATGATCGTCCCATCTTCTTCTAAGGTCTTTTGTTCTGAGTCCTGGTTTTGAAACTCCATGTTAATGCTGCTTGTTGAACAGTACAAGTTTGCTTCTCTGgaagaaataaaaccattttgtATTGATTCATGAAGGGTTTCAGTTTGTGTCAGTGATTCTAGGCTTTCATTGGAAGGAgaagcttttggaatttgttgcGGTTCACCATTATCTTCAATAATGATATCATCTTCATCactgtcttcctcttcttcaggctggtAGATCGGCACAGTATGTGGAGTGTAACTAGGAAGACTGGTATCTGTAGACTGTCCTGAGCTACCAGAAGTCCGGCTGTTCCTAACAACATTGTTCCTCTGGTTTGCTGGTCGTACAGTGATTATCAAATTACGACTATTGGCAATCATCATGTCTGTAACCTGATCGAGGCTTTTCCCTGAAACCTCTATACCATTCACTTCCAGAACTTCATCATTGACAGCCAGTAAACCTGTGCTTTGAGCAAGTCCTCCAGGAACAAGCCTGGATATGAAAATCCCCGGAACTTTCTCCAGCCCATGGGACGTTACTCTGACACTAGAGCCATCTCGTATATAAAATCCTAGTGGTTTATCAGTCCCATATTTATAAAGCCGCACCCTGCGATGGGTTTCTGGGAGTATGTCTACATCTATAATAGAAGACACTGGTCTGAAGTCTTGTGGCATACTAATTACAATGTGTGGCTTTTTCCTATGGTTGTCGGGACGCAACACATTTGTTAAgacatttttcttccttgtcaTAGTATCTGTCCCAAATGCACTGTAGTCTGCAtcttctgcaaaaacaaaaggaGTTGGGGAGAGAAGTTGCACATTAGTAATGTTTATGAAGTTCCAGTCAGCATAAAGGACAACCAGTAATTGGTTTTagtaaaatactatttttcttgCAATCTTCTAAACATTCATTTTATAAACTGGTCATTCTGTTGTGAGAAAAatgatacagtgcgcccgcgccatacgcgggcgcgccatacacggccttgagcatacgcgctcaagccgcggggcggaaggggcggcgcatcctattcaattgaatgggcgcacgctcCCGTTGCACCCCGCGTGCGCCCGCaccgccgcgcatgagccccattgtttccaatggggctcgagcataggcggaattcgccttacgaggagggatccggaacggatccccgcgtaaggcgaggatggactgtatttaaaatcaggcaaagctGTAGGTCAATTGTGAGAGAAATACACACACCATCATCATATCATTTCCATCTGGTTCTATCCTAGTTTGTTATGGTTTAAAGATTCACTTCACAGAATATTTCAGACAGATGACTTCCCTAAATagaaacttttctttaaaaaaaaatctagacatGGTGAACTGGCCCTAACATCTATTCAGACAAGATTTCCTACAGCCAAAATTGCTTATATTGTTGTAGGAGTCTTATCCAACTTTTGTGAGGCCTAGAAGAGAGTAGGAGATACTTCTTTCAACCCTATCTCAGCCTTCATCTGTCAACCTCAAGAAGCTTTCTGGACTGCAATACCCATCCTAATCAGCATACAGAATGGCCAGAAATTATGAGcattacagttaaaaaaatatgtatgtcAACAAGTTGAGAAAGGCTATTTTATCCCATAATTATCTGTTCTTAGTAggaatatacagtcggccctccttataggcggatttgagcatccacggatggcaaaccCAGAAGTTGTCCCGAATGGGGGCGCGCATGCACGCGTGTCGCCATTTGGGacaacttccttctcctctcctcctctccttgcttccctcctcccttccctgcttgcctccctcccttccctcaccCTTCCTTACCTTTCTGGCCTGGGCTGCTTGGCCTCCTCGCTGCCACTGCCACCGTGGGAAAAGCAGGGCCGCGGCCgcggaggccaagcctcggcctcctcaccGCCACTGCGGAAGGACccgatggcggtgctggaggcctcttggccccaacAGCACTGCCACTGGGCCTTTCTTGCGGCGGCGGTGAGGAGGCCGAGTTGCGACGCTGGAggtcttcaaggcctccagcgccgGCACCCGGCCTCCTGGAGCCTCCACCACCACAGCAGCCTTCCTTCAACTGGCCAGAATTTTTATGAATAAGAATATGGCTTAAATTAAGAATGTCAAATATACAGCAACATTCAGACAGAGagcctttcaatttttttttaattccagtaACCAAAATGCAAATGTTCTTCTTTCCACCATGCAATGTGATAAGGTAAGGAGCCAGAACCACAAAGAAAGCACAACAAAACGAGGCTTCCACacacttgtattttattttatgcatctTTTATCATAATATTCTCAATCCTAACATTTTTAGGAGTGAGGTTTGTACTGGAAAATGGTTTAGAACAGGTGGGACAGTGGAGTCTAATGTGGCCTGTCTGTAGTCTCAATCTGCCCTCTATACAGTACTTCCCACAGATGGCCATGACCCTTCCTTCCCCATGATGCCAGCATGTGGTGTTTTCTGAGGTTACTTGTGCTAAAGGGTTGAAATACTTCCCCTCTGGcttagttctcaacctttgggcctccatttgttttggacttcagatcccagaaagcccagccaacttggccaacagtcaggaattatggaaactgaatccaaaacatctggaggacccaagattgggaaccactgacttattTGAtgccaaaaagcattttaaacTAAAATGTACTGGTATTTTTGTATCACCCTTTTGTCTTCAGCCTTGCCTCCTCCAGCAGAGGCCAAAGACCTCTTTGAAAATAACTTCAACTCCTGGGATTGAACAAGGGTCTCACTCTTGGTTCATAAGGTATGCACTTAGAATTCTTTCCTCAAAGTGTAATTCTatgatacatttttctttttctcaagtTTCAATATTAGAATAAAAAGAATGAGGAAAGCCAGTGGACCTGCTCCTGCCAAATACTTGGATGTTAGCCAAATGACCTGGTTTTAATCTTTGCAAAACAAATACCATTCCACAAgttcccttccctgcccctcaATGAGTAGGTAAAATGACTGGTAGGAGACTAAATAAGTAACATATTTAAATATTGAAAGATACTTCCAGCCAGTGTTTTAACCACAAACTAATACTCCTAGCACCCTGAAGCTCAAGCTGCAAAAAGTCTCTGAGCTGATTTTAGACAGTTATTATAGCAAAagggttattttaaaaagcagccgcAAGAGGAAAATATATCTAGCTAATGAATGTAGAGAAATACAAGTTATGGTTCCTCATATTTTAAACTAATACATTGAATTCTTTTAATTTACAGCTCTTCAGGACAAACCGAACATTTCACCAACTGAACATTTCTTTGACGTCATAGTTGAAGTAAATGGTACACAGTGGTACAACGTGCCTAGCACACATCTGATGTATGCTGTAATCTACAGTCTCGAATTCCACTCTGAAAAAGGTTTTAATAATTGCAGTGAGGAAATTATTTACAGATGACTAGTAGACTCTGTAAATCTCtgaagaaagagataagattactGAACTTCTCTTCTTAAGGATAAAGCTGCATGGCCACTTTCAGACTCATTTCCAATCTggttatatatttttgtttgcctTTATGGTTAAAGTCCTTCCCCACTGGCCACAGGTCAACAGACTGTAAACCAGCAATTTCTAGTCAGCAACTGATGAGGATGATTCTACACCCTGCTTGCCAATCCATATCCAGATAAAAATATCTTCAAGGAGGAGCAAATGAACTAGCTGAAcgttaaaatagtaaaatacaataaaatccacaaCCATGCAAAATCATATTTAACCTAATGTACTTTGAAAAAAGCTGTAtttattatgtgtcttcaagacaACTCTGACTTACATGACTCTActatagggctttcttggcacgatttattcagaggaagtttgccattgtcttcttcttggGCTGGGAGACTTGTCCTTGGTCACCCAGTGGAACTTCTATGGCtgtgtggggatttgaatcctggttttcccgcaccctcagaacctctgggcagcaactacttagggttccgggggctaggcttacctccacgacgaggaagacattttccatcgccaccccggccctttggaacatgctgcccacagagctccgctcggccacctccctggcccaatttagaagggatttaaaaaccttccttttccaagctgcattccccgattaaagtcctaattggcctcccttcctccttattGGCAAggagactggctaacggggtttttattctgtttttactgtatttgtatataaGTTCTGATGTATGTTCtgtatattgtactgtttttactatgctgttaaccgccctgatctttggaagggcggtataaaaataaaaattttattattatttattaaatcatAACTTGAATACAAATATGTTAAAGTGACACATAAGACTGAATAAGTCATGCTCTACATAACATGTTGAATTCAAAGCTTCTCCTATATTAATGGGCCTCAGGGGAAACTGTATGACAAATCAGAATAAATCAGGTACTGTACTGCTATTATAGCTTGATAACAACATGCGGGACTGGCAGGTTGTCTCTGGCAATGGTCAGTGTCCAAACTCTTGCTATAAGATATTTCTTTCTTGTATCCCCAGGAAGACTTTTCCATTATGCCCATCTGGATGATTTTGCACACATctgtttttattatctttatCTGAGGTGTACAATTTGCTCAGTTCTCAAGCTGTAAATATTTACACAAGAACATTTCCTTTTCATCATATGAAGATACTGCCCAACCATCAGCCCCTGATCCGGAAACATTCTGGGCCCTCTGTTACCCCTAAGCAGATGAATTTGTGTTCTTTACCCAATCTATGAAGAGAATTAAGCCTGAAGGTAAGAGAGAAAGGCCAAGGTAAATCCTtagtcatttaaaaaaagcaaaatggtgtcccttataaaaaaaaatagaaatcaaggtttgacatttgaaattaatacttttttgggaacattttcaaaccgtgtatgcttgaatccatatataaaaattccatgtataagaagggccaactgtaagtggatttaaatggggagtttttcggACAGGTTTTAAATGCAACCTAGGAAACTCAGAAGGCTAATCTTAAGTGTAAAAAAAAGTTCACTGATGACTGCTTCAAATAATtaattatgtatttaaaatatgggGAATGGTCTTGAAAATATAAGCTTACAATGTCTTTCTTTGTCAAATACTTGAAGGCAAATGTCTGAAAATGCAGGGACTGCATTTTATTGTGCCCCTCTCTCTTAGCTGCAAACTTTGACCAAGTCATGAAAATTTAAGTTTCTTAGTGCCCTGAATGCTGACCTCAAAATGTTTTGTTCAGAGAAATGGTGACTTGCAACTCTTAGAATTCTCCAGCAAATGTGATTCATCTTTCAAACTATttgcaagcctccattttcatctttttacatttaaaaaaatctttgtttatCTGGCCACTTAAGATTTTTTCTATTCTGATTGCTCATTGGGTTCAGGAGTGCAAAACTGACCCATGGAAACCAAAACTTGCCCAACCCTGCTTCAATATTAACTACCATTGCTAAATTTTTCACACTAACCATGCAATCCAAtacatttctacacagaaatcaACAGGACTCATTTTTATGTAACTGTGCATGGcactgcaatttaaaaaaacaaaactaatttcATCCAATTATGTACAGATTCAGATAATCTCAAATCAAGGGTCTTCTATTGTATGACTTCAAGTAAAGGAGAAACACTTATGCATCTGACTGCATAATATAGGAGCAATACTAACTCCTGGTTCTAGTCCATgtgaaaaatacagtacattatatATCAGGATATTCAAAGATGGCTGTGATGATGTAATGATATCGACTGTCAATATAGTTGCCATATTCCACTTTCCCAAGCCCAGGCATCTACTGTaaatactcaagtataagtcgagAAATGTATGCCtcaaaattgcccctaaaatcttgggtaaacttatataagggtcaatagatcagtagtgcttagaaggattgtaaagcaagcaagcctgatgcctcaatctccactgaacaccaattccttcaccatccagtctgttttgcaagcctttgcttcctatcagaaaaactccccatttaaatccacttacagtacttctctcttgctctgttttgcaagccctggctccCCATGGAAACAACTCCCCATTGAAACCCACTTGCTTCTGTCTCTGTTcgattttgcaagccctggcttcccatggaaaaacctctccattgaAACCCACTTGCTTatctctctggtcccttttgcaagaccttgcttcctataaaaaaaaaccctctccatttaaaaccatctctccaatccattttgcaagacctggcttcccatcgaaaaaaattcttcatttaaatctacttgcttcctttctcaatctgatgttaaacctctcctccagcacctggaaaTCATTTGGGAgagatccagagaaggagaaggagagacagaagtggtatttccccctttctaccCTTCCTGATAGCCCCCTCAATTTATCCTTGGGTCATATaaaaacccaggattttgaccctgaaaccttccctcgacttgtacatgaggtcgacttgtacacaagtataaaCAGGTAATTTGCATTATTCTTATTAAACATGTTGTCGTGCATCTTCAAATCAAGACATTTCcagcttgtggcaaccctaaggtaaacctattacaGGAGTTTCTTCGCAAAAATTTGTTCAGCGGATTCTTGTGACTGCCCTCctctgagtgagagagagaatctGAGAAAATATGGTATATCTAAGGCCaacaagtggatttccatggctgaatggagatttgaactctggtcttccagagatCTACTCCAGCAGTcaaatcataataaataaataataaaagctttatttttagcccgcctttcctgggatcaaggcgggtcgcaacagccaaaaacacaatacaatcaatatacaacaaaattaaaatacagaaaatacaaaatcttacaacatcttacaacagttaaaatccagcTAAAAAATTTCCCAACTAgcacaaaattgcaaaaacaatgaggagagagaagggggcaacatggaatgttaggggtaaacctgctggaacaaaaaagttttaagcccctttttgaagtgttccagggaggtggctgagcggagctcgtccggaagcgagttccagaggatggggcccgagatagaaaaggccatTTTAGGCCATGCTGCAATTAAAGTAATTATACAAACTGGGAAAATTAAATGTTGCATTTCCCCCTCCCACTAGGTTTCAAACTTCATACTATTGTTTACAGTTACAACTTCTCTGAGAAAACCAGTATGGAGTAATGTTTACAATGCTGGACTTTGAACAGGGAGgcccaagtagggttgccataagtcaggacctccaaaccgggacaaatgtaggacaaatgtagggtaacattttcaaatgtaggacacggtttttaaaaatggaggacatgcgaaaaaattgagggtttttttttaaaaaaaatcttaatataaatgcatgtttttaggcatgatcaaaatggaggacattttggcattactgtattcctagacagatggcagaaatggacttgccctcgggttcaactgtacttctcagaagtgtgtacttgggcaagggactgtggtttttcttcactgctcatgagtttgtaaaaatcacagcaagttacattggccgtgcctcagaggcttgttgatatcaatatcaccaccatcatcatcatcatcaccactataattggccaagaaaggcagacttgttagcattcaaatcgccataaatacacagaaaatgcacttgcatatatttaataataaaaaataataaaaaaaacaaggcaggggtgtatatatttaataataaaaattaatgtaataaaataaaaaacaagcaataataaaaattaatgaaataaaataaaacaagcaataataaaaaattaatgaaataaaataaagacaagcaataataaaaattaataaaataaaataagcaataataaaaattaatgaaataaaataaaacaagcaataataaaattaataaactaaaacaagcaataataaaaattaatgaaataaaaaagcaataataaaaattaataaaataaaataaaataagtattttatatttttaaaaataattttaaaaaccccaaaaaaccaaggcagacctaatggccattgactcagctttcctccagctcctcctcctcctctgccccaattctgcccttcaaggcaccctttctcctcctcctcaaggctatggaatcctgggaactgtagctctgtggaccattgagcctccttttgtcaagagaactctggtgccacaagaaactacaattcccagaatcctatagcactgagccatggatgtttaagggggggtcaaactatttctgcagccttttgctaccccaaagcccttcctatttacaagcaaggcaaaatctcttccttccaagccattgaaaaccaacccaagtggagggctgattgcttctttctcattggtcagcttcgggagaaatttgcatattacaagtaaaggtgtttagggcctcaaaaacgatcctgtgataaagaattacaagaatactgacgcggtagacatttaaaagatgaggcatttagactcccagtgaaacatgaacggtttatggcctttttttcctcactgtaacctggaaagtaatgccttttgcaagacatatataccaagtgggctggcaatagctctgagtggcaggtgtcctgaagacctgctctctaggctgagccaggcagggagggtggcacacagccacgGGGAgagaggggtggagctgcctccagggcctcgcggggggggggggggagtcccaggggcagggccaaaccggggtgggactgtgtggccctgccccaaaccgggaaagtcccgtccccaggcgggatatggcaaccctaggcccaAGTTCAAATGTCTCCTTAGTCACAAAATTAGCCATGTGACTATGACCCCAATGCCTCTTCAGAAATCTACCTTACAGGACTGCTGTGTGAATTAAAAGGGAAAGTGAAACTATATGAAGTGGTTATGTACATTTGTAGTATACTTCATGGTATTTTCATCAGATCACTATTTTTTGCCATTAGTTTTTCACTGAGGGCAAAATGCTAGAGATCTGTGAAAACATCACAAAAGGCCCCTGAAAGTGACTGCCATCTGATTCACAGGGCAGGATGCAGAGGAAATGAAGGAAAAACTGCAGCAATTAAAGGGGAAAAGCATGTTCTGATTTCCTTCAAAGGTACAAAATAAACACTGTAACTAGTAAACAGTCTACCATAACCTCCTCTAACCTATCtgacttttcatttaaaaaaggtACATGCTAAGCAGTCATTTATGCTAGGATGCTCCCTCACCCAATTACAGTTTGTTAATGCCAGTTAAGGCAATGATAAATGTTTGTACTTTTTAGATTTCCATTCCTTCCCACCTCACTAATTACTACCTCCCACTTCAAACATGTACATAAGTATCTGTCAACTGAGGAAGTGGGCTGCAATTAGCAAAATCTTAGGCCAAATAAAACCCATTTATCATTAAGTGTAGATACTGCTGAGTAGATAGTAGATCCTGTTGTTTTCTGTtgtgaaaaattaaaatagctactgtggtggaaattcctttttgaaatataaaaactatagaaagatggagtcacctttgtcagccagagagatggtttttgaaataaagacttggagtttagggaaaactagaagaaaggaatagtgagtgcatcttgacctagatggaagctggcaccagtaagaaagacataacataaactactgagataaagacattcagaagcaaggttaggagggaaagccactgaattcctacaggaggggtaaggcgtgatgatgcagttttaatgtatgcatgtatttctgttctgattgtaagaattctatatgtttaaattgtaattagccaatcaggtgtattgaagaagtttctttgtcttgaataatataaaaagagccattttgtcttgttcggggcctcagctttttggaacttgaattccactgagttcaatgttttcctttgtcgacaattggaaataaacttatggattttcaattactaggtcctcttgctaatcctattgatttgccaatcctagaaatctaagtttcctgaaatttctgttacactacCACTTCAAAAACATTGCAAGGTATTCCTTGgtataagaaaaaaaattccaaaccAAGCACTGGCCCAGTGAGCCAGATGTTAACACCATGTTGTACTTCtccaaagacaaataaatgtggaattagtccatccaaagaaaagaaaagaaagaatacttTATCATTACTTTATGGCTGTTTGGATCAATTTCCCAACAATCTGAAGATTCACATCAAGGGTCTATCTTAATAAGCTTCCTCTTCCTTGCTTCTTGCATACTGCCACTCACACTGTTCATTCCTGTGTCTCCTACTCAGTCCCTTGCTACACCACATGCCCCAGTGGTGCACAATCTCTTGCTTCTTTGTACTCCACTAATTCTTGCTGCTCAGTCTCATTTCCCTCACACCCAAACCTCCCAGGTG
Encoded proteins:
- the PARD6B gene encoding partitioning defective 6 homolog beta; this translates as MNRVQRGGGGGGTRSLGTMEVKSKFGAEYRRFSLERSKPGKFEEFYGLLQHVHKIPNVDVLVGYIDIHGDLLPINNDDNYHKAVSTANPLLRIFIQRKEDADYSAFGTDTMTRKKNVLTNVLRPDNHRKKPHIVISMPQDFRPVSSIIDVDILPETHRRVRLYKYGTDKPLGFYIRDGSSVRVTSHGLEKVPGIFISRLVPGGLAQSTGLLAVNDEVLEVNGIEVSGKSLDQVTDMMIANSRNLIITVRPANQRNNVVRNSRTSGSSGQSTDTSLPSYTPHTVPIYQPEEEEDSDEDDIIIEDNGEPQQIPKASPSNESLESLTQTETLHESIQNGFISSREANLYCSTSSINMEFQNQDSEQKTLEEDGTIITL